CATACATCGCCTGATAGATCCGATGCCAGTGATACGGCGACAAACACGCAATTCCAGCCAACTTGTCGATATCCAGAGGCTCATCGAGGTGATCGTAGATATGGTCGAGCACGCGGCTCAGGCGCGCTTCGTAACGGGCTTGATAGGTCAGATCGTTCATGAGCGTCTCGATGAGAGCGAGCGTTGAGTACAGACAAAGTATCACGACGCCATTTACCAAATCCTGCGGACTTGGTCGCGGGGCAATTGACGTTTAAGTGAAGGTTGGCGATGAAGTCAGACCGAAAGGCCGCTCGGATGGTGGCGCTCAGTTTAAACGGCGCCGGTTTGAGGGCGACCTGCCCTTACACCAGCGATCCGAGAGAGAAAACGCCCATCCGTATAGCCTGGTGCTACTGGTTTGCCGTCCGGCGTACCAACCTCGAATCGCTGATATAGGAGAACGCGACGCACGTCTGGGTTCCGAACGCACGTCAAGTTACTTACGTCGAAATCACGTCGTAGGCGCGGAGAGTTTGTCCAGGCTCTTCAAGAATGTATCCGCCGACTCGTACCCGACGACCCGTACTACTTCGTTGCCTTGCGCGTCGAAGAAGATGATGCCCGGTGGCCCGAACAGCTTGAACCGCTTGAGCAACGCCTGATCGTCGGGGTTATTCGCTGTGACGTCAGCGCGCAGCAGGTTAAGTTGCGCCAGGCGGGCACGTACCCGCGGATCGCTGAACGTGAGATGTTCCATCTCCTTGCACGACACACACCAATCAGCGTAGAAATCGAGCATGGCCGGACGGCCGGCGGCCTTGAGCGCCAGATCCAGTTCCGCCGACGATTTCACCGGCGCGAAGGTTTCCCCCGATGCGGACTGCTGCGGCGCACTGGCCTCCGTTCCGGAACCCATTCGCGCAGCAAATACAGCGAGTGGTCGGAGCGGATCGGTGGAACCCGCGGCGAGTCCAACGAGCAACGCAGCGCCCCAGATAGCGAGCGCGGCGCCGAATCCCCGACCCAGCTTGCGCCATATCGACACCGCCGCAGCACCCGATGTAAAAAGCCCCAGCGCCGCAGCCGCTATAAGCAGCCACAACGCCGTCAAGGCCATCTGCGCGACCGCACTCAGCACCGGCCACACAATCCACAATGCCGCCGCCAGCAACACGACGCCAAAGAAGACCTTCACGCCGTCCATCCAGTTCCCTGCGCGCGGCAGCAGCGTGCCTGCGCCAAGCCCAATGATCAGCAGCGGCACACCAAGCCCGACGCCCATGGAAAACAATGCAGCACCGCCGAGCAGCGCATTGCCCGTGTGTGCGATGAATGCGAGCACAGCGAAGAGCGGCGCGGTCATGCACGCACCGACCACGAGCGCCGACAACGCGCCCATTACGACAACAGCTACGGCCTTCCCGCCCGATCGTTTCTGCGACGCTTGGTTGACGCTGTTTTGCCAGCGAGCGGGCAAGGCGATATCGACACCAGCAATCAGCGTGAGCGCGAACACCGCCAGCAGCACGCCGAACGTGCCGAGCACCCAGGGGTTCTGGAGCCACGCGCCAAGACTCTGCCCGATCATCGCTGCGAGCACGCCTAGCGCCGTGTAGACGAGCGCCATGCCAAGCACATACGCCGCCGATAACCCGAACCCTCGTGACCGCGTCACGCGTGCGCCTTCACCAATGATGATCGCCGAAAGAATAGGAATCATCGGGTAAGAGCAAGGCAGCAAGCTCAGCACGACGCCCGCCACGAAGTACAAGCCGACGATCGCGAAAAAGCCGCCGCTTTCGAGCAAGGATTGCGCGTAATCGGCGTTGGTCGCCCGTTCGTACCAGGGCACGTCACTAGTGCTGTTGGCCAATGGAGTTTGACCATTGGCACTGGCGGCTTGCAGCGCTGCGCCGCTTACGCGGTAAACGCGCTCCATGGGTGGATAACAGATGCCCTGATCTGCACAACCCTGCGACGTGACGGCGATATCAAACGGACCGGATGCCTGTTTCACCGGAATCCGGATCACGAGTTCGCCGCGATACGTTTCCACGTCCTTGTTAAACGTCTGATCGAAGTGAACCTTGCCTGCGGGCAATTGCGGTTCACCCAGCGTCGCGGT
This window of the Caballeronia sp. SBC1 genome carries:
- the dsbD gene encoding protein-disulfide reductase DsbD, with the translated sequence MLVSCFVLLLCSISPSHAADDFLDPAVAFKFSASEKPGEIDVRYKVADGYYMYRERFAFAVKSGTATLGEPQLPAGKVHFDQTFNKDVETYRGELVIRIPVKQASGPFDIAVTSQGCADQGICYPPMERVYRVSGAALQAASANGQTPLANSTSDVPWYERATNADYAQSLLESGGFFAIVGLYFVAGVVLSLLPCSYPMIPILSAIIIGEGARVTRSRGFGLSAAYVLGMALVYTALGVLAAMIGQSLGAWLQNPWVLGTFGVLLAVFALTLIAGVDIALPARWQNSVNQASQKRSGGKAVAVVVMGALSALVVGACMTAPLFAVLAFIAHTGNALLGGAALFSMGVGLGVPLLIIGLGAGTLLPRAGNWMDGVKVFFGVVLLAAALWIVWPVLSAVAQMALTALWLLIAAAALGLFTSGAAAVSIWRKLGRGFGAALAIWGAALLVGLAAGSTDPLRPLAVFAARMGSGTEASAPQQSASGETFAPVKSSAELDLALKAAGRPAMLDFYADWCVSCKEMEHLTFSDPRVRARLAQLNLLRADVTANNPDDQALLKRFKLFGPPGIIFFDAQGNEVVRVVGYESADTFLKSLDKLSAPTT